From one Planococcus citri chromosome 3, ihPlaCitr1.1, whole genome shotgun sequence genomic stretch:
- the LOC135840402 gene encoding uncharacterized protein LOC135840402 encodes METSLTLVDKVWKDNVESRGSARIAEEWYAKIVAQYNGQARKYHNLHHLETKLQHFIEVQTKIKDRTAFVLALYFQYFEYNPKASTSHEINIEEFKKFASEMGYDQNLDLCENVERLLEATGTNITEEHMANNLYGNEDKHYFLDIDMAVLGAPADEYNLYTKRVREEYAFLSDEFYKNLRLKVLQSFLLIPNIYATKEFRDKYEDLARENIQREVDTLLEVH; translated from the exons ATGGAGACCTCGTTAACGTTAGTGGATAAAGTATGGAAAGATAACGTTGAAAGTCGCGGTTCAGCTCGAATAGCTGAAGAATGGTACGCCAAAATAGTCGCTCAATATAACGGTCAAGCGAGAAAATATCATAATTTGCATCATTTGGAGACCAAGCTGCAGCATTTTATCGAAGTTCAAACTAAAATAAAAGACAGAACTGCGTTCGTTCTGGCTTTATATTTTCAATA tttcgaATACAATCCTAAAGCATCGACGTCTCACGAAATTAATatcgaagaattcaaaaaatttgcctcAGAAATGGGATATGATCaa AATTTGGATTTATGTGAAAACGTAGAACGTTTATTAGAAGCTACTGGAACCAATATAACCGAAGAACACATGGCAAATAATTTGTACGGTAACGAAGATAAGCATTATTTTTTAGACATCGATATGGCAGTATTGGGAGCTCCTGCTGACGAATACAATCTATATACTAAACGTGTAAGAGAAGAATACGCTTTTCTCTCCGACgagttttacaaaaatctacGACTTAAG GTTTTACAAAGTTTCCTACTCATACCAAATATATACGCAACCAAAGAattcagagacaagtacgaaGATTTGGCTAGAGAAAATATTCAACGCGAAGTTGATACACTTTTGGAAGTACATTAA
- the RN-tre gene encoding USP6 N-terminal-like protein, giving the protein MTEEDLLARAVEERRSIVEKYKSGRQNGANIDPWEDATLEVYGYLDRYGFRREKNDIYAETKQEIQREREREQKWLKMLKQWENVDTEKLKRRIYKGIPIAIRGRVWSKILGLDKTREEQRGKYKEMCDLAWKYSPDIRQIDLDVNRTYREHIMFRERYCSKQCELFNVLGAYSVYNLEIGYCQGMSQIVALLLMYLDEEDAFWALSTLVSDSKFNMHGFYIPGFPKLLRYQEHHDKIMNKFLPKLKKHLDRNGVDTGIYTLKWFFQCFLDRIPFKLTLRVWDIFIWEGEKVLTAMAFNILKLHRKQIQRLGMDDILQYLQVKLPKNFDLSDDIVIENLQKCMEDLRKSKLDYAGLPPTNELPKEPFGLFKPDKTFEQKTVGRRREFTSVEKLTRDNVLSRKEEALANCSPNEQDNNRHSDLSAAEASFDDGSSLLGEGSHKSLAGTSITSTADLSIFSTATRSQAVDAGSLNAAEVESDDDDRNSSGLATPLAVPKHSPSPDVVRIFVPYVNTSRSSVQSSPQNGDLFNQENRIRIKIEEQSSLEDIQTPIIEQNSIFNIESSVVDLK; this is encoded by the exons ATGACTGAAGAAGATCTCTTAGCCCGAGCGGTCGAAGAACGAAGATCCATCGTAGAGAAATACAAGAGTGGCCGTCAAAATGGTGCTAATATCGATCCGTGGGAAGACGCAACGTTGGAAGTGTACGGATATTTGGATCGTTACGGATTCAGACG TGAGAAAAATGACATTTATGCCGAAACGAAACAAGAAATCCAACGTGAAAGAGAAAGGGAgcaaaaatggctaaaaatgttgaaacagtGGGAAAACGTTGATACGGAGAAATTGAAACGCCGCATATACAAAGGAATTCCTATCGCTATCAGAGGTCGAGTCTGGTCTAAAATACTTGGTTTAGATAAAACGAGAGAAGAGCAACGAGGAAAATATAAA GAAATGTGTGATCTAGCCTGGAAGTATTCGCCAGATATCAGACAGATCGATTTAGATGTTAATAGAACGTATCGAGAACACATAATGTTTCGCGAACGATACTGTTCGAAACAATGTGAACTGTTCAACGTTCTCGGCGCGTACAGCGTTTATAATTTAGAAATCGGCTACTGCCAAGGTATGTCTCAGATCGTCGCCTTACTGCTCATGTATTTGGACGAAGAAGATGCCTTTTGGGCGCTATCTACGCTCGTTTCTGATTCTAAATTCAATATGCATG GTTTCTATATACCAGGATTCCCGAAGTTGCTTCGTTATCAAGAGCATCAcgataaaataatgaataaatttcttcCCAAGTTGAAGAAGCATTTAGATCGAAACGGCGTCGATACAGGAATTTATACTTTAAAATGGTTTTTCCAATGTTTCTTAGATCGA ATACCGTTTAAATTAACGCTCAGAGTGTGGGATATTTTTATATGGGAAGGTGAGAAAGTTCTAACCGCTATGGCATTTAATATTTTAAAGCTACATCGAAAGCAAATTCAACGATTAGGAATGGATGACATTCTGCAGTATTTACAA GTTAAActgcccaaaaattttgacttgagTGATGACATCGTCATtgagaatttacaaaaatgtatgGAAGATTTAAGAAAAAGCAAATTAGATTACGCCGGACTACCGCCAACGAACGAGTTGCCCAAAGAACCTTTCGGTTTGTTTAAACCAGACAAAACTTTCGAACAAAAG ACTGTTGGTCGCAGAAGAGAATTCACCagcgttgaaaaattaactcgtGACAATGTACTTTCCCGAAAAGAAGAAGCGTTGGCCAATTGCTCTCCGAACGAACAAGATAACAATAGACATTCCGATTTATCAG ctgccgaagccAGTTTTGACGACGGCAGTTCATTACTGGGAGAAGGATCTCATAAATCATTAGCCGGTACTAGTATCACGTCTACAGCCGATTTGTCGATATTTTCCACTGCCACAAGGTCGCAAGCCGTCGATGCTGGCAGTTTGAATGCAGCCGAAGTAGAATCGGACGACGACGATCGTAATTCCAGCGGTCTAGCTACACCTCTAGCCGTACCGAAACATTCACCTAGTCCAGATGTAGTACGTATATTTGTTCCGTACGTGAACACTTCACGTTCTTCCGTTCAGTCTTCGCCTCAAAATGGCGATCTGTTCAATCAAGAGAATAGGATTAGAATTAAGATCGAAGAACAATCCAGTTTAGAAGATATTCAAACACCTattattgaacaaaattctattttcaatatCGAATCGTCTGTGGTGGATCTAAAATGA